The Bacillus sp. Bos-x628 genome segment TATGATACGGCTTATGGATATTAATTCCATACAATAGATGAAACGTGAAAAAAGGCGATGCAACCTTGAATAGGTTGATCGCCTTTTTACGTCTGTGAACTTCTTTCGCTTTCTGGTTCAACATGAATAAAAATTTGTGCATGTGGAAATTCTTTTTGAATTGTTTCTTCTATTCTGTCACATAATTGATGTACATCTTCAATGGTTGTTTTCCCATTAACGATTAAATGGAAATCAATATATTCTTCGGCGCCAGATCGTCTCGTCCGAAAGTCATGATATTCAATAAATTCTTGGCTGAATCCTTGGATAATGGTTTCAATGGACTGTTCTTCTTCCGGCGTTAATCGTGCGTCAACAAGTGGTGGAAAAGCTTCCTTTATCAGCTTAAATGCTTCACGCATAATAAAGAGGGCAAGTATCATTCCAATGATCGGATCTAGGAAGTACCAGTCTGTTAATGCAACAAGTAATAAACTAAATCCAACCCCTAAAGACGTATATACATCTGTTAATAGATGCAAAGCATTTGATTTCATGGCAACTGAATGTACTCTTTCTGCCTCTTTGTTCACGATTTTGGAAACAATCAAATTAATCAAGGAACCAATCAGCATCACCACAATCCCAAGTACAGGAAGCTTCACAGGCTCCGGATGCATTAATTTGTGAACACATTCGTAAATAATCCAAATACCAGCGACAAATATCAGCAAAGTCTCAATGGTTCCAGAAATATTTTCGACCTTGCCGTGCCCATAAGGATGCTTAGAGTCTGCTGGCTTTCTAGAAATACGAACAGAGATAAATGCAATAAAAGATGCCATTAAATCTAAAAAGGAATGGATGGCTTCTGATAATACCGCAACAGATCCGGTTAACAACCCCACAATGATTTTAAGTATGACAACAAATGAGTTACTCATCACGGATAAAAAGGCTATTTTAGATGTCTTCGCTGAATTCCCCATGTATCGTCCCTCCTTCAGGAGATCGCATATCTGCATATTCAATTTCCATGACCTGATTTTTCCATTCTTTCAGTGTGTGCAGTTTGGTCATTTTCTAATCATCATGTGAGCCTGTATTTTCCGTGAATGTTACGCTATAATAAATGTTGCTCTTTCATCAAGCACTCATGTTGTGATGTATAGGAGAATAGACTACATATAATCCTTTCACAAGTGACATTTATGCAGTCAATGGTAAAATAGGATAAAAACATAAATTTTTAAGGTGATGAGAAATGGAGCATTTGCTGAATCCAAGAGTAAAGGATATTGAAATTTCAGGCATTCGAACATTTTCAAATCTCGTATCGTCCTATGAGGATGTTGTTTCTTTGATCATTGGTCAACCCGATTTTTATACGCCGCATCATGTCAAAACAGTTGCCAAAACAGCCATCGACGAGAATTTCACCTCTTATACTCATAATGCAGGTTTTCTAGAGCTGAGGCAAGCAATCCAGCAATACATGAAGAAGAAGGTAAAACTTGATTATGAAGCAGAGTCAGAAATCATTGTCACGACAGGTGCCAGTCAAGCCATTGATGCCGCGTTTCGTACTATTTTAACAGACGGCGATGAGGTCATTCTACCAGGCCCTGTCTATCCAGGCTATGAACCAATTATTCGAATGTGCGGCGGGACGCCTGTTCACATTGACACAACGAATGCCGGGTTTAAATTAAATGCCAAGCTCATTGAGGATGCGTTAACGGAGAAAACAAAGTGTGTTGTCCTTCCTTATCCTTCAAATCCAACAGGTGTAACCCTATTAGAAGAGGAATTGAAAGAAATTGCACAACTGCTTGAAGGCAAGGACATTTTTATTCTATCTGACGAGATCTATAGCGAGCTGACATTTGATCGACCACATCATTCAATTGCTTCCTTTTTAAAAGAACAAACCATTGTGATCAATGGGCTTTCAAAATCTCATAGCATGACTGGCTGGAGAATTGGCTTTTTGTTCGCTTCAGCTCCAATTGCTAAACATGTATTAAAAGTACATCAATATAACGTCTCTTGTGCCTCATCTATCTCACAAAAGGCGGCACTAGAAGCTGTGACAAATGGTGTGGATGATGCACTTATCATGAGAGAGCAATATAAGAAAAGGCTCGATTATGTATATGATCGTCTCATTTCTATGGGGTTGCCTGTCATTAAGCCTTCTGGAGCTTTTTATATTTTTCCTTCAATTGATTCGTTTGGCATGAGTTCATTTGATTTTTGCATGGAGCTATTAGAAAGCACAAGATTAGCTGTCGTGCCTGGCTCTGCTTTCTCTCGATTAGGTGAAGGATATGTTCGGCTTTCCTATGCATATTCACTTGATACGCTGAAAGAAGGACTTGATCGCCTAGAACAATTTGTTCTGGAAAAACGTTCAACTCTATCATAAGACGGATGAAACAACGGTTCTCTTGCCGTTGTTTTATTTTGCAGGAAACATGATGTGAAACACTGTGCCTTTCTCAGGCTGACTATCTACACTAATCGTTCCATTGTGATTTTCTAAAATATTAAATGTGACCATAAGTCCAAGTCCTGTGCCCTTTTCTTTTGTTGTTAAAAAAGGCTCTCCTATTCTTTTCATGACAGATTCAGGAATGCCGACACCTTCATCTCTAATGGTCACTAGAATCCCTTCTCTCTGCGCTTTCGCCGTAATGTCAACCTTTCCTCCATTTGGCATAGATTCAACGGCATTTTTGATTAAATTGATAAATACCTGTTTGAGCTGATTTTGATCTCCATTCATCAGGAGATCCTCCTCAATGTCACTTGTGTTCATTAATATCCCATTCAGGTTTGCCTGCGTTTCTAACAAAGCTGTGACTTCGCTAATGAGTTTTTTCAAATTAAGTGTCTGCATTGAAGCTGTTTGTTGCGGTTTTGCTAGCATTAACAATTCACTCAAAATAATCTCAATTCGGCTCAGCTCAGAGAAAACAATCTCAAAATATTGATCGCGATCTTTTGTTTTCGGTTTAATGAGTTGAAGAAAGCCCTTGATCGCTGTTAATGGATTGCGTATTTCATGGGCAATACCTGCAGCCAGTTGTCCTGCAATGGATAACTTTTCAGAACGTAGCATCAGTTCTTCTGTCTGCTTCCGTTCGGATATGTCTCGCAAAATAATTTGAACGGCGGTTTCTCCAAAGAATGTGGTTGGAATACAAACCATCTCTGTATAAATGAGTCGATGTTTGAATGTATGACAGCTCATTGTGACAATCTCTGACTCCGATTTTCTTTCAATAATACGAGATAGACTCTCTTTCACTTTTTGCTGATCGCAAGAATGGATTTGATGAAAAATATCCTTCCCTATTAATTTATCGTAATGTTCGGCTTCGAATAACTTGATACCTGATTCATTCATAAATACCCATTTATGATCATGAATCACCGCAATGGTATCAATTGAATTTTGAATAAGCAATTGGTACCGTTCTCTGCTTTTTTGAAGCACGGTTTGGAATTTTTTCCGAGATGAGATGTCGACAAGTAACAAAAGCTCTGCCCGCTGATTTTGATAGATAGTAGGAGAAGACTTTACCTCAATGTGAACGGTACTTCCGTCTTTCCGCTTCCATATTTGCTCAATCATACCGACTGGAAGACCTTGCTGTAGCCTAGTTATCCGGCTTCTGACAATGTCGTGGTAATCTTCTACAATAAAATCAAAGGCAGATTTGCCGATCATTTCATCTCTTGTACATACACCCATTAAGTTCAGCATCGCATCATTCGCATAAACAATTTTCCCTAACATCGTAATGCATAGCGGATTTGGCAGCATCGCAATCAGTTTTTCAGCTTCAGTGACATTTTGGAAAGCCGGCAGACTGCCTAATGGCTGTTCCGACGCTGCTGATTTTGTCTCTAATGCTGTTGTTTTAGGCTGAGAATCCAGCACCCTCATTTTTAGGATCATTTCTCTACCTAATTCGTTATCTGATAAATCACAAGCAACAAAATCAATGCTTGCTTCTACCCAAACAGCTGTAAGATCACTTCTA includes the following:
- a CDS encoding cation diffusion facilitator family transporter — translated: MGNSAKTSKIAFLSVMSNSFVVILKIIVGLLTGSVAVLSEAIHSFLDLMASFIAFISVRISRKPADSKHPYGHGKVENISGTIETLLIFVAGIWIIYECVHKLMHPEPVKLPVLGIVVMLIGSLINLIVSKIVNKEAERVHSVAMKSNALHLLTDVYTSLGVGFSLLLVALTDWYFLDPIIGMILALFIMREAFKLIKEAFPPLVDARLTPEEEQSIETIIQGFSQEFIEYHDFRTRRSGAEEYIDFHLIVNGKTTIEDVHQLCDRIEETIQKEFPHAQIFIHVEPESERSSQT
- a CDS encoding aminotransferase A; translation: MEHLLNPRVKDIEISGIRTFSNLVSSYEDVVSLIIGQPDFYTPHHVKTVAKTAIDENFTSYTHNAGFLELRQAIQQYMKKKVKLDYEAESEIIVTTGASQAIDAAFRTILTDGDEVILPGPVYPGYEPIIRMCGGTPVHIDTTNAGFKLNAKLIEDALTEKTKCVVLPYPSNPTGVTLLEEELKEIAQLLEGKDIFILSDEIYSELTFDRPHHSIASFLKEQTIVINGLSKSHSMTGWRIGFLFASAPIAKHVLKVHQYNVSCASSISQKAALEAVTNGVDDALIMREQYKKRLDYVYDRLISMGLPVIKPSGAFYIFPSIDSFGMSSFDFCMELLESTRLAVVPGSAFSRLGEGYVRLSYAYSLDTLKEGLDRLEQFVLEKRSTLS
- a CDS encoding PAS domain-containing protein, with amino-acid sequence MEQKMKDSTQLCSNIDLHAVLSSNGRFLYISSNCKQLLLYEQKDLLGCYLKDFVHTEDQFLVESYFYNQHMLEICTFRLLRSDLTAVWVEASIDFVACDLSDNELGREMILKMRVLDSQPKTTALETKSAASEQPLGSLPAFQNVTEAEKLIAMLPNPLCITMLGKIVYANDAMLNLMGVCTRDEMIGKSAFDFIVEDYHDIVRSRITRLQQGLPVGMIEQIWKRKDGSTVHIEVKSSPTIYQNQRAELLLLVDISSRKKFQTVLQKSRERYQLLIQNSIDTIAVIHDHKWVFMNESGIKLFEAEHYDKLIGKDIFHQIHSCDQQKVKESLSRIIERKSESEIVTMSCHTFKHRLIYTEMVCIPTTFFGETAVQIILRDISERKQTEELMLRSEKLSIAGQLAAGIAHEIRNPLTAIKGFLQLIKPKTKDRDQYFEIVFSELSRIEIILSELLMLAKPQQTASMQTLNLKKLISEVTALLETQANLNGILMNTSDIEEDLLMNGDQNQLKQVFINLIKNAVESMPNGGKVDITAKAQREGILVTIRDEGVGIPESVMKRIGEPFLTTKEKGTGLGLMVTFNILENHNGTISVDSQPEKGTVFHIMFPAK